One region of Streptomyces sp. NBC_00442 genomic DNA includes:
- the dapF gene encoding diaminopimelate epimerase, which translates to MNTAPIAFLKGHGTENDFVIVPDPDNTLDLPASAVARLCDRRAGIGGDGLLHVVRSAAHPEAKAMADEAEWFMDYRNGDGSIAEMCGNGVRVFAGYLQRAGLTAEGDLAVATRGGIKKVHIAKGGDITVSMGRAQLPEAGVTVTVDGRSWPARNINMGNPHAVAFVTDLDHAGDLRSVPPFSPAAVYPDGVNIEFVADRGPRHVAMRVHERGAGETRSCGTGACAVAVAAARRDGADPAVTGTPATYTVDLPGGTLLITEYPDGEIEMTGSAVIVAEGVIDPALFAG; encoded by the coding sequence GTGAACACTGCGCCGATCGCCTTCCTCAAGGGCCACGGAACCGAGAACGACTTCGTGATCGTCCCCGACCCGGACAACACCCTCGACCTGCCCGCGTCCGCCGTCGCCCGGCTCTGCGACCGCCGGGCCGGAATCGGCGGCGACGGCCTGCTCCACGTGGTGCGCAGCGCCGCCCACCCCGAGGCCAAGGCCATGGCCGACGAGGCGGAATGGTTCATGGACTACCGCAACGGCGACGGCTCGATCGCCGAGATGTGCGGCAACGGCGTGCGCGTCTTCGCCGGCTATCTGCAGCGCGCCGGCCTCACGGCGGAGGGCGACCTGGCCGTCGCCACCCGCGGCGGGATCAAGAAGGTGCACATCGCCAAGGGCGGCGACATCACCGTCTCCATGGGGCGCGCGCAGCTCCCCGAGGCCGGCGTCACCGTCACCGTGGACGGCCGCAGCTGGCCCGCCCGCAACATCAACATGGGCAACCCCCACGCCGTCGCCTTCGTGACCGACCTCGACCACGCGGGCGACCTGCGCTCCGTACCCCCCTTCAGCCCCGCCGCGGTCTACCCCGACGGCGTGAACATCGAGTTCGTCGCCGACCGGGGCCCGCGCCACGTGGCCATGCGGGTCCACGAGCGCGGCGCCGGAGAAACCCGCTCCTGCGGCACCGGCGCCTGCGCCGTGGCCGTCGCCGCCGCCCGCAGGGACGGCGCCGACCCCGCGGTCACCGGCACCCCGGCCACCTACACCGTCGACCTCCCCGGCGGCACGCTGCTCATCACCGAGTACCCGGACGGCGAGATCGAGATGACCGGATCCGCGGTGATCGTCGCCGAAGGCGTCATCGACCCCGCGCTGTTCGCGGGCTGA
- a CDS encoding TAXI family TRAP transporter solute-binding subunit, which produces MLPALSRPRRKRALQGAAATVVSIGLLVWWLVPFGSPSPAGTIDISTGVRTGVYQRYGELLRQALASDLPDVRVQLRTSEGSQQNLQRVADGVSDFTIATADSVDKFRKDDKPGADDLRGCARLYDDYVQLVVPKDSPVRSVADLRGKKVAVGQDGSGVRLLADRLLPAAGLDPQKDITPVPAGIDTMPELLRGHRIDAFFWSGGLPTTAVLKLSEAYPIRLVPLADLVSALHKADGSTGYYRAATMPADAYPRAQRGVPVPTIAVANLLVTTDRTGAALTEGFTRTVINSRDRIGREVHAAQLVDLRTAIYTNPLPLHDGARDYYRSVKP; this is translated from the coding sequence ATGCTCCCCGCTCTGTCCCGGCCCCGTCGCAAGCGCGCCCTGCAAGGGGCAGCGGCCACCGTGGTGTCGATCGGGCTGCTCGTGTGGTGGCTGGTCCCGTTCGGCAGCCCGTCACCGGCCGGCACGATCGACATCAGTACGGGCGTGCGCACCGGGGTGTACCAGCGCTACGGCGAGCTGCTGCGGCAGGCGCTCGCCAGTGACCTGCCCGACGTCCGCGTCCAGCTGCGCACGAGCGAGGGCTCGCAGCAGAATCTGCAGCGGGTGGCCGACGGCGTATCCGACTTCACCATCGCGACGGCCGACTCCGTCGACAAGTTCCGCAAGGACGACAAGCCGGGCGCGGACGATCTGCGCGGCTGCGCGCGGCTGTACGACGACTACGTACAGCTGGTGGTGCCGAAGGACTCGCCCGTGCGGTCGGTCGCGGACCTGCGCGGCAAGAAGGTCGCCGTCGGCCAGGACGGTTCGGGGGTGCGCCTGCTGGCCGACCGGCTGCTGCCGGCCGCGGGCCTGGATCCGCAGAAGGACATCACGCCCGTACCGGCGGGCATCGACACCATGCCTGAGCTGCTGCGCGGCCACCGGATCGACGCGTTCTTCTGGTCCGGTGGGCTGCCGACGACGGCCGTCCTCAAGTTGTCCGAGGCGTACCCGATCCGTCTCGTCCCGCTCGCCGACCTGGTGTCCGCGCTGCACAAGGCGGACGGCAGCACCGGGTACTACCGGGCTGCGACCATGCCCGCCGACGCCTATCCGCGGGCGCAGCGGGGCGTGCCCGTGCCGACGATCGCCGTGGCGAACCTGCTCGTCACCACGGACCGCACCGGTGCCGCGCTGACGGAGGGCTTCACGCGCACGGTGATAAACAGCCGTGACCGCATCGGCCGCGAGGTGCACGCGGCGCAGCTCGTGGACCTGCGGACGGCGATCTACACCAACCCGCTGCCGCTGCACGACGGGGCCCGCGACTACTACCGCTCGGTCAAGCCCTGA
- a CDS encoding amino acid ABC transporter ATP-binding protein: MSGVSVAKGTEDAVPASGDLVVLSNVNKHFGALHVLQDIDLTIARGEVVVVIGPSGSGKSTLCRTINRLETIDSGAISIDGKPLPQEGKELARLRADVGMVFQSFNLFAHKTVLENVMLGQVKVRKTDKGAAEQKARALLDRVGVGTQADKYPAQLSGGQQQRVAIARALAMDPKVMLFDEPTSALDPEMINEVLEVMQQLARDGMTMVVVTHEMGFARSAANRVVFMADGKIVEEAVPDQFFSNPRSDRAKDFLSKILHH; encoded by the coding sequence ATGAGCGGAGTATCAGTGGCCAAGGGGACCGAGGACGCCGTACCCGCGTCGGGTGACCTGGTCGTGCTGAGCAACGTCAACAAGCACTTCGGCGCGCTGCATGTGCTCCAGGACATCGACCTGACCATCGCCCGTGGCGAGGTCGTCGTCGTCATCGGGCCCTCAGGGTCCGGGAAGTCCACGCTGTGCCGCACCATCAACCGCCTGGAGACGATCGATTCCGGGGCGATCTCGATCGACGGCAAACCGCTGCCCCAGGAGGGCAAGGAGCTGGCGCGGTTGCGTGCCGATGTCGGCATGGTCTTCCAGTCGTTCAACCTCTTCGCGCACAAGACGGTGCTGGAGAACGTGATGCTGGGCCAGGTCAAGGTCCGCAAGACCGACAAGGGGGCCGCGGAGCAGAAGGCGCGCGCCCTGCTCGACCGGGTCGGCGTCGGCACCCAGGCCGACAAGTATCCGGCGCAGCTCTCGGGCGGTCAGCAGCAACGCGTGGCGATCGCGCGGGCGTTGGCGATGGACCCCAAGGTGATGCTCTTCGACGAGCCCACCTCGGCACTGGACCCGGAGATGATCAACGAGGTCCTGGAAGTCATGCAGCAGCTGGCGCGGGACGGCATGACGATGGTCGTCGTCACGCACGAGATGGGCTTCGCCCGCTCGGCGGCCAACCGGGTCGTGTTCATGGCCGACGGGAAGATCGTGGAAGAGGCCGTGCCCGACCAGTTCTTCAGCAACCCGCGCAGCGACCGGGCCAAGGACTTCCTGTCGAAGATCCTGCACCACTGA
- a CDS encoding response regulator transcription factor gives MRLLLVEDDDHVAAALSAVLAKHGFEVKHARNGEEALQALLPDEHSAKPPFGVVLLDLGLPDQDGYEVCGKIRKRTATPVIMVTARADVRSRIHGLNLGADDYVVKPYDTGELIARIHAVIRRPPPGAAPEPDDAELRLGRVQIELPTRRVSVDGESVQLTRKEFDLLALLAQRPGVVFRREQIISEVWRTSWEGTGRTLEVHVASLRSKLRMPALIETVRGVGYRLVAPAAR, from the coding sequence ATGAGACTGCTGCTCGTCGAGGACGACGACCATGTCGCCGCGGCCCTGTCCGCGGTGCTCGCCAAGCATGGCTTCGAGGTGAAGCACGCGCGCAACGGCGAAGAGGCACTGCAGGCCCTCCTGCCGGACGAGCACAGCGCCAAACCACCCTTCGGTGTGGTCCTGCTCGACCTCGGCCTGCCCGACCAGGACGGCTACGAGGTCTGCGGCAAGATCCGCAAGCGCACCGCCACCCCGGTGATCATGGTGACGGCCCGTGCCGACGTCCGGTCGCGCATCCACGGACTCAACCTGGGCGCCGACGACTACGTGGTCAAGCCGTACGACACCGGCGAGCTCATCGCCCGCATCCACGCGGTCATCAGACGTCCGCCGCCGGGCGCCGCGCCCGAGCCGGACGACGCCGAACTGCGCCTGGGCCGCGTCCAGATCGAGCTCCCCACCCGCCGCGTCAGCGTCGACGGCGAGAGCGTGCAGCTGACCCGCAAGGAGTTCGATCTGCTCGCGCTGCTCGCCCAGCGCCCGGGTGTCGTCTTCCGCCGGGAACAGATCATCAGCGAGGTGTGGCGCACCAGTTGGGAAGGGACCGGCCGCACCCTCGAAGTGCACGTCGCCTCCCTGCGCTCCAAACTGCGCATGCCCGCGCTGATCGAGACCGTGCGCGGCGTGGGCTACCGGCTCGTCGCGCCGGCCGCCCGCTGA
- a CDS encoding sensor histidine kinase, whose amino-acid sequence MRTRLLPLLIFLLALVLVAFGFPLALSVAHAAQQRVVVDRIDDTARFAALAQFVTAPDGNDANSAERLTTLEEELTRYSTLYGIKAGVFFRNGSAMASAPAGWQVPAKGQGYVAFHEALAGRRSHDPAQVWPWQEGRLVVASPVVREGDVIAVVVTDSPTGSMRSSTLHGWLLIAAGELAAMLLAVGAAFRLTGWVLRPVRVLDAVTHDIATGRMNSRVAAAGGPPELRRLAHSFNEMADNVEEVLEQQRAFVADASHQLRNPLSALLLRIELLALELPEGNEEIASVRTEGKRLAQVLDDLLGLALAEHAAADLQLTDIGALAGERVAAWRPLAEDKGVRLIADGSAAATGWADSVALSSALDAVIDNALKFTPAGQEVRATVTVEGPRVTVTVSDRGPGLSDEELGRIGDRFWRAGRHQNVKGSGLGLSISRALLAAGGGTIAYAHHEPHGLRVTVTVPRTQPEE is encoded by the coding sequence GTGCGTACCCGCCTGCTGCCGCTCCTCATCTTCCTGCTCGCGCTCGTCCTGGTCGCGTTCGGCTTTCCGCTGGCCCTCAGCGTGGCCCACGCGGCGCAGCAGCGGGTCGTCGTCGACCGGATCGACGACACCGCGCGCTTCGCCGCGCTCGCGCAGTTCGTCACGGCGCCCGACGGCAACGACGCCAACAGCGCGGAACGGCTGACCACCCTGGAGGAGGAACTCACCCGCTACTCGACCCTGTACGGCATCAAGGCGGGCGTCTTCTTCCGCAACGGCAGCGCCATGGCGAGCGCCCCCGCCGGCTGGCAGGTCCCCGCCAAGGGCCAGGGCTACGTCGCCTTCCACGAGGCCCTTGCGGGCCGCCGCAGCCACGACCCGGCCCAGGTGTGGCCGTGGCAGGAGGGCCGCCTCGTGGTCGCGTCGCCCGTGGTGCGCGAGGGCGACGTCATCGCGGTCGTCGTCACCGACTCGCCCACCGGAAGCATGCGTTCCAGCACCCTGCACGGCTGGCTCCTCATCGCGGCCGGCGAGCTCGCGGCCATGCTCCTCGCGGTCGGCGCGGCGTTCCGCCTGACCGGATGGGTGCTCAGACCCGTACGCGTCCTGGACGCCGTCACCCACGACATCGCCACCGGCCGCATGAACTCCCGTGTCGCGGCCGCCGGCGGACCCCCCGAACTCAGAAGGCTCGCCCACTCGTTCAACGAGATGGCCGACAACGTCGAGGAGGTCCTCGAACAGCAGCGCGCCTTCGTCGCCGACGCCTCGCACCAACTGCGCAACCCGCTGTCCGCGCTGCTCCTGCGCATCGAGCTGCTCGCCCTCGAACTCCCCGAAGGCAACGAGGAGATCGCCTCGGTCCGCACCGAGGGCAAGCGCCTGGCGCAGGTCCTCGACGACCTGCTGGGCCTGGCGCTCGCCGAACACGCCGCCGCCGACCTCCAGCTCACCGACATCGGTGCGCTCGCGGGGGAGCGAGTGGCGGCATGGCGCCCGCTCGCCGAGGACAAGGGCGTACGGCTGATCGCGGACGGCTCGGCCGCGGCCACCGGCTGGGCGGACTCGGTGGCACTCTCCAGCGCCCTGGACGCCGTCATCGACAACGCCCTGAAGTTCACCCCCGCCGGCCAGGAGGTGCGGGCCACCGTCACAGTCGAAGGACCGCGGGTCACCGTCACGGTCAGCGACCGGGGGCCGGGCCTGTCCGACGAGGAGCTCGGCCGCATCGGCGACCGCTTCTGGCGTGCGGGCCGCCACCAGAACGTGAAGGGCTCGGGCCTCGGCCTGTCCATCTCCCGCGCTCTGCTCGCGGCCGGCGGCGGCACCATCGCCTACGCCCACCACGAGCCGCACGGTCTGCGGGTGACGGTCACCGTGCCGCGCACACAGCCCGAGGAGTGA
- the miaB gene encoding tRNA (N6-isopentenyl adenosine(37)-C2)-methylthiotransferase MiaB produces the protein MSAKTYEVRTYGCQMNVHDSERLSGLLEGAGYVRAPEGADGDADVVVFNTCAVRENADNKLYGNLGRLAPMKTKRPGMQIAVGGCLAQKDRDTIVERAPWVDVVFGTHNIGKLPVLLERARIQEEAQVEIAESLEAFPSTLPTRRESAYAAWVSISVGCNNTCTFCIVPALRGKEKDRRPGDILAEIEALVGEGVSEITLLGQNVNAYGSDIGDREAFSKLLRACGAVEGLERVRFTSPHPRDFTDDVIAAMAETPNVMPQLHMPLQSGSDTVLKAMRRSYRQERFLGIIEKVRAAIPHAAISTDIIVGFPGETEEDFEQTMHTVREARFANAFTFQYSKRPGTPAATMEGQIPKDVVQERYMRLSALQEEISWEENKKQVGRVLEVMVAEGEGRKDGSTQRLSGRAPDNRLVHFTKPDQDVRPGDVVTVEITYAAPHHLLAEGPTDAVRRTRAGDAWEKRTAAPAAKPAGVLLGLPSIGAPAPLPEPTGGCSAV, from the coding sequence ATGAGTGCGAAGACCTACGAGGTGCGCACCTACGGGTGCCAGATGAACGTCCACGACTCCGAGCGGCTGTCCGGCCTCCTTGAGGGAGCCGGCTACGTCCGCGCGCCCGAGGGCGCCGACGGGGATGCCGACGTCGTCGTCTTCAACACCTGCGCGGTGCGGGAGAACGCCGACAACAAGCTGTACGGCAATCTCGGCCGCCTCGCCCCGATGAAGACGAAGCGGCCAGGCATGCAGATCGCCGTCGGCGGCTGCCTCGCCCAGAAGGACCGCGACACCATCGTGGAGCGCGCCCCCTGGGTCGATGTCGTCTTCGGCACGCACAACATCGGCAAGCTGCCGGTGCTCCTGGAGCGCGCCCGCATCCAGGAGGAGGCGCAGGTCGAGATCGCCGAGTCACTGGAAGCGTTCCCCTCCACGCTGCCGACGCGGCGCGAGTCGGCGTACGCGGCCTGGGTGTCCATCTCGGTGGGCTGCAACAACACCTGCACCTTCTGCATCGTTCCGGCGCTGCGCGGCAAGGAGAAGGACCGCCGTCCCGGCGACATCCTGGCCGAGATCGAGGCACTGGTCGGCGAGGGCGTCTCGGAGATCACGCTGCTCGGGCAGAACGTCAACGCCTACGGTTCGGACATCGGGGACCGCGAGGCGTTCAGCAAGCTGCTGCGCGCCTGCGGGGCCGTCGAGGGCCTGGAGCGGGTCCGCTTCACCTCGCCGCACCCGCGCGACTTCACGGACGACGTGATCGCCGCCATGGCCGAGACCCCGAACGTGATGCCGCAGCTGCACATGCCGCTGCAGTCCGGTTCGGACACGGTCCTCAAGGCGATGCGCCGCTCCTACCGGCAGGAGCGTTTCCTCGGGATCATCGAAAAGGTACGCGCGGCCATTCCGCACGCCGCCATCTCGACCGACATCATCGTGGGCTTCCCCGGAGAGACCGAGGAGGACTTCGAGCAGACCATGCACACGGTCCGCGAGGCCCGCTTCGCCAACGCCTTCACCTTCCAGTACTCCAAGCGCCCCGGCACACCCGCGGCGACGATGGAGGGCCAGATCCCCAAGGACGTCGTGCAGGAGCGCTACATGCGCCTGTCCGCCCTCCAGGAGGAGATCTCCTGGGAGGAGAACAAGAAGCAGGTCGGCCGCGTCCTTGAGGTCATGGTCGCCGAGGGCGAGGGCCGCAAGGACGGCTCCACGCAGCGCCTGTCCGGCCGCGCCCCCGACAACCGCCTGGTCCACTTCACCAAGCCGGACCAGGACGTGCGCCCCGGCGACGTGGTGACCGTCGAGATCACCTACGCCGCCCCGCACCACCTCCTCGCCGAAGGCCCGACGGACGCGGTGCGCCGCACCCGTGCCGGAGACGCCTGGGAGAAGCGCACCGCGGCGCCCGCCGCCAAGCCCGCCGGAGTGCTGCTCGGGCTCCCGTCGATCGGCGCCCCGGCGCCGCTGCCGGAGCCCACGGGGGGCTGCTCGGCCGTGTGA
- the miaA gene encoding tRNA (adenosine(37)-N6)-dimethylallyltransferase MiaA, producing MRSAAPAPRVIAVVGPTAAGKSDLGVFLAQQLGGEVVNADSMQLYRGMDIGTAKLTPDERGGVPHHLLDIWDVTEPANVALYQKLARAEIDRLLAAGRTPVLVGGSGLYVRGAIDVLDFPGTDPGVRARLEGELDQQGPGALHRRLAAADPDAARAILPSNGRRIVRALEVIEITGQPFTAHLPTHASVYDTVQIGVDVGRPELDERITLRVDRMWEAGLIDEVRTLEERGLREGRTASRALGYQQVLTAFAGECTEDEARAETVRATKRFARRQDSWFRRDPRVHWLSGATQDRAELPRQALALVERAVTA from the coding sequence GTGAGAAGCGCAGCTCCCGCACCGCGGGTCATCGCCGTCGTCGGTCCGACAGCGGCCGGAAAGTCCGATCTGGGTGTCTTCCTCGCCCAGCAGCTCGGCGGCGAGGTCGTCAACGCCGACTCCATGCAGCTCTACCGAGGGATGGACATCGGCACCGCCAAGCTGACGCCCGACGAGCGCGGCGGCGTCCCGCACCACCTCCTCGACATCTGGGACGTCACCGAACCGGCCAACGTCGCGCTCTACCAGAAGCTCGCCCGCGCCGAGATCGACCGGCTCCTCGCCGCAGGACGCACCCCCGTCCTCGTCGGCGGATCCGGCCTCTACGTACGCGGGGCGATCGACGTGCTCGACTTCCCCGGCACCGACCCCGGCGTACGCGCCCGCCTGGAGGGCGAACTGGACCAGCAGGGCCCCGGCGCCCTGCACCGGCGACTGGCCGCCGCCGACCCCGACGCCGCCCGCGCGATCCTGCCCAGCAACGGCCGCCGGATCGTCCGCGCCCTCGAAGTGATCGAGATCACCGGACAGCCGTTCACCGCCCACCTGCCCACCCACGCATCGGTGTACGACACCGTCCAGATCGGCGTCGACGTGGGCCGCCCCGAACTCGACGAACGGATCACCCTGCGCGTCGACCGGATGTGGGAAGCGGGCCTGATCGACGAGGTGCGGACCCTGGAGGAGCGCGGGCTGCGCGAAGGGCGCACCGCCTCACGGGCCCTTGGCTACCAGCAGGTCCTCACGGCGTTCGCAGGCGAGTGCACCGAGGACGAGGCGCGCGCCGAAACCGTACGCGCCACCAAGCGCTTCGCACGCCGCCAGGACTCCTGGTTTCGACGTGACCCCCGCGTCCACTGGTTGAGCGGCGCGACGCAGGACCGGGCGGAACTCCCGCGCCAGGCGCTGGCGTTGGTCGAACGAGCGGTTACAGCCTGA
- a CDS encoding class III extradiol dioxygenase subunit B-like domain-containing protein: protein MLVAAAVCPCPPLLVPEVAAGAAPELDAARDACADAVGVLAASRPDLLVVVGPADESGTFRHGAVGTFAGFGVDVSVRLGAGEPGAQRLPASLAVGAWLLERAGWADAPVQGHAVAERLEPGPCAEAGEELASRAGRVALLVMGDGSACRTLKAPGYLDERATAFDAVAAAALGSADIAALKGLDDRLAHELKAAGRAPWQVLAGAAADAGLAGRLLYEDAPYGVGYFVGVWS, encoded by the coding sequence ATGCTCGTAGCCGCCGCTGTCTGCCCCTGCCCGCCCCTCCTGGTCCCCGAGGTCGCCGCCGGCGCCGCGCCGGAACTCGACGCGGCGCGCGATGCCTGCGCCGACGCGGTCGGCGTGCTCGCCGCGTCCCGGCCCGACCTCCTCGTCGTGGTCGGCCCCGCGGACGAGAGCGGCACGTTCCGGCACGGCGCGGTGGGCACGTTCGCCGGGTTCGGGGTGGACGTGTCGGTACGCCTGGGCGCCGGTGAGCCCGGGGCGCAGCGCCTTCCCGCCTCGCTCGCGGTCGGCGCCTGGCTCCTTGAGCGGGCCGGCTGGGCGGACGCACCGGTCCAGGGGCACGCCGTGGCCGAGCGGCTGGAGCCGGGGCCGTGCGCGGAGGCAGGCGAGGAACTCGCCTCCAGGGCCGGCCGGGTCGCACTGCTCGTCATGGGCGACGGCAGCGCCTGCCGCACCCTCAAGGCGCCCGGCTACCTCGACGAGCGCGCCACGGCCTTCGACGCCGTCGCCGCGGCCGCTCTGGGCTCCGCCGACATCGCCGCCCTGAAGGGCCTCGACGACCGGCTGGCGCACGAGCTGAAGGCGGCGGGCCGCGCGCCCTGGCAGGTACTGGCAGGGGCGGCGGCCGACGCCGGCCTCGCCGGACGCCTCCTCTACGAGGACGCGCCGTACGGAGTCGGCTACTTCGTCGGCGTCTGGTCCTGA